The following proteins are co-located in the Sphingorhabdus lutea genome:
- the lptE gene encoding LPS assembly lipoprotein LptE, with product MKKLLCLFALTAILSGILSACGLKPLYADGRSGAVSSALSSISVDQIDGKAGWLVRQALERQLNPASNDDNDGKAFHLVVKLDDQIEGLGVRANDSVTRERRTLRARYQLIDNQSGVILLDKTAFSDAGIDIVGSEYATVAAENSALENLSQKIADQIIAQLANYSLNKGDATQNNASEQSSAGE from the coding sequence ATGAAAAAACTGCTCTGCTTGTTCGCGCTGACCGCTATTTTATCCGGCATCTTATCTGCTTGCGGATTAAAGCCATTATATGCCGATGGTCGCAGTGGGGCCGTGTCCAGCGCCCTATCCTCCATCAGCGTGGATCAAATTGATGGCAAAGCGGGATGGCTGGTTCGTCAGGCATTGGAACGGCAATTAAACCCCGCATCAAATGATGATAATGACGGCAAGGCATTTCATTTGGTGGTCAAATTGGATGACCAGATTGAGGGGCTTGGCGTGCGCGCTAATGATAGTGTGACCCGCGAACGGCGGACTTTACGGGCGCGTTATCAATTGATTGATAATCAAAGCGGGGTCATATTATTGGACAAAACCGCCTTTAGCGACGCGGGAATTGATATTGTGGGATCAGAATATGCCACCGTTGCGGCGGAAAATAGCGCACTTGAAAATTTAAGCCAGAAAATCGCCGATCAAATTATCGCGCAATTGGCTAATTACAGCTTAAACAAAGGCGATGCCACACAAAATAACGCCTCAGAACAAAGCAGCGCAGGCGAATAA